In Bos indicus x Bos taurus breed Angus x Brahman F1 hybrid chromosome 4, Bos_hybrid_MaternalHap_v2.0, whole genome shotgun sequence, the sequence TGTGAACAAGAACTCAGATTCCCATTTCAATATCAGGTCTGGAATCAGCAACTTTGCCAGGCTAAGTATACAGTTCCTTGCCACAGACCCTTGAGGTAATTAGCCTGGAAGTGGGAGCACTCATTGATGAAGTCTTTCTAGATTCTGGTTAGGCACATTTCAGAGAAATAAAGTTGCCAGCAGGAACTCTGTATAAATCTGTTATTAAAAACAACTGTTCTGCAAAGGAAGGAAATTAAGCtagctcttttgtttgtttgtttgcaaacAAAGAATATTAACCACCTGTGACTATGTGGGTAACTTTACTGGTTTACTCAGCCTTAAGCTTTGTagatttttctttggttttcaggCAATGCCAGGCAAGAGAATGGAGGAAGAGAGTTCTGGGTAGAGACCTGCTGTTCCTCTTAAGGCCCTCAAGTGAGACATGTAGGCAGCTGGCAATCTTTCTGGGAAGTTGATATGGTGTGGGTGATCCATTTGTCCACTGAGTCCAGGAGTCTGTGGGTGCAGTTTCATTGGGTAGGGGGAGGGGGAACGGATGACCACTTCCTCTCTGACCTCAGTCGGATTTTCTGAGATTCAAACATGAGTGGTCAACCAAAGGCTTGTGGTTTTGCTAGAAGTCCATTTGCATGAAAAACTAAGGACACTTCCTGGGCAGAGCTGGTCAGGCAGGTACTTTGGGCGTagtaacaaaacaacaacaacaacaaaaaccccaaacaagaGCAAACaaacaactttatttataaaacggCAGAGGTGCTTCTGAATACATCACAGATACTACATTTGTACTTGACTTTCAACATATGTCCTGAGTGTCTAAGTACAACCTGTGGAAGGAGGGCTCCAGAGTCTGTCCTTTGCCTGCAACAAGCTTTCAAATAAAAAGGAGGCCAGGGAAGGAGAGATCCATTCAATCTTGCAAATTTGATCCCCTCCCCAAGTAAGGTCACTTAAAAACACATATAAGGGGGGAAGGGTGGCTGGGTGCAATGatttggagattgggattgacatatatacactaccatgtgtaaaataggtagctaatGGGAACCAGCTGTGTACcacagggagttcagctctgtgctctgtgatgtcATAGACGGTAGGATAGGAGGAgtgcagggtgggagggagttccaagagggaggggatatatgtatacatgtagatGATTCATCTCGTTGTAGCACAgagattaacacaacattgtaaagtaactatcagttcagttcagttgctcagtcgtgtctgactccttgagaccccatggactgcagcatgccaggcttccctgtccaccaccaactcccagagcttgctcaaactcatgtccatcgagttggtgatgccactcaaccatctcatcctctatcgtccccttctcctcccaccttcaatctttcccagcatcagggtctttcccaatgagtcatttctttgcatcaggtgtcctaagtattggagtttcagcttcagcatcagtccttccaatgaatattgaggactgatttccttcaggattgactggtttgatctctttgcagtccaagggactctcaagagttttttccaacaccacagttcaaaaacatcaatttttcagcactcagctttctttatagttcaaatctcacatccatacatgactactggaaaagccataactttgactagacggaccttatgctgtctagattggtcataactttccttccaaggagtaagcatcttttaatttcatggctgcagtcaccatctgaagtgattttggagcccaagaaaataaacttgacactgttttcacagtttccccatttatttgccatgaagtaatgggaccagataccatgatcttagttttctgaatgttgagctttaagccaactttttcactctcctctttcactttcatcaagaggttctttagtttctctttgctttctgccataagggtggtgtcatctgcatatctgaggttattgatatttctcccggcaattctgattccagcttgtgcttcatccagtccagcatttcacatgatgtactctgcatataagttaaataagcagggtgataatatacagccttgatgtactcctttccctatttggaaccagtctgttgttccatgtccagttttaactgttgcttcttgacctgcatacaggtttctcaggaggcaggtaaggtgggctggtattcccatctcttgaagaattttccatcgtttgttgtgatctacacagtcaaagtctttggcataatcaataaataagaagtagatatttttctggaactctcttgcttttttggtgatccaacaacgttggcaatctgatctctggttcctctgccttttgtaaatccagcttgtacatctggaagttcacagtgcatgtactgttgaagcctcgcttggagaattttgagcattattgtgctagcatgtgagatgagtgcaattgtgtggtaggttgaaaattctttggctatactcctattttaaaaaagaaacacatatatGATCTTATATTGCCATGGttgcagaaaaggaagagaactgCAAAAAGAGATATATGACAATATAAATTTGACTTAAAAATTGAGTTACTTTAGCCTttataaaaattcagaaagatgaaaactttAGAACAGTTTCTAGGAAAAATTCTCTTCTATCATGCTACTACTTCACCTCATTCCCTTTCCTCTCTGTTCCTTCATCATTGCTTACTCCCTGCCACTGGTGTCCCACACACAGTTCCTAGTGATTccaacacactttattttcttaattacatCATTTTAGTAGAGccttcagagaaagcaatggcactccactcctgtactcttgcctggaaaatcccatggatggaggagcctggtgggctacagtccacggggttgttaagaattggacacgactgagtgacttcactttcacttttcactctcatgcattggagaaggaaatggcaacccactccagtgttcttgcctggagaatcccagggacaggggagcctggtgggctgccgtctgtggggtcgcacagagttggacacgactgaagagacttagcagcagcagcagtagagccTTGGGTCACCTGTGATCTTGGGGAAGCATGTAGATGAGCAGACATTCAGGCTGAGAATGAGACCTACCTTGTAAATAAAGTCCAGGAGGGCAGGGCTTAGTCTTGATTTTCACCATATCCCCCCATTCTGAAAACAGGGTAGGGGGTATAGTGAATAATGAATAAAACACAAGCAAGgtatttaaaaattccattctAACACAATGCCAATGGCAACCAAGTCATTTCTCCTACTGGAGGTAATGACAATGTTTTGgggatttgaaaatttttttaatccttaatGAGTAAACCTCTTTGCAAaaatatgagaaggaaaaaatgaatcaaTAATACACCATTCTTATCCaaccattattatatttttcttattcagaattttataatatgcatttaagatatGAAATATGGAACTTATTTTCAGAAGAACTAATCTCTATAAGACATCACTGAAAACAAACCATGGTGTTGCTTAAGTCTGAAATAATCTTTGATAATCTAAGTTCCTacgagagacattactttgtcaacaaaggtacacctagtcaaggctatggtttttccagtagtcatgtatggatgtgagagttgaactataaagaaagctgaacgcagaagaattcatgcttttgaactgtggtgttggagaagactcttgagagccccttgggctgcaaggagatccaaccagtccatcatccaggaggagatcagtcctgagtgttcattggaaggactgatgttgaagctgaaactccaatactttggccacctgatacaaagaactgactcatttgaaaagaccctgatactgggaaagattgaaggcaggaggagaaggggtcaacagagaatgagatggttggatggcatcaccgactcaatggacatgagtttgggtaaactccaggagctggtgatggactgggaggcctgggaggcctggtgtgccgtgcttcatagggtcgcaaagagtcggacacgactgagcgactgaactgaactgaacaacaaagcatgACGTATAGATCACAGAAGACTTACTGATCAAGCAGGTATAAGACATGCATTTTCTTGCTGGCTTCTACTCTGAGGGTTTCAGTGTTTCATCTGTAAAAGAAGAGGACAGTGGCTCCATAATCTCAAAGCTCTTCTTAAAGTCTGAGGTTTAACAATTCCTAAAGaagattttattgttttgcatTCAGATTGTAAGATAGGTTGaagatataatatttatatacttatgtacataaatttatgggcttccctggtggctcagtggtaaagaaactgccagcaatgcaggtgtcacagcagacacaggttcgatctctgggttgggaagatcccttggaagagggcatggcaacccctccaatatgcttgcctggagaaccccatggactgagaagcctggagggctacagtccatggagttgcaaagaatcagatatgactgaaacaacttagtacacacacacagataaatttatatacttacatataataataaatattaactggGATACAGGAGTTCCTTCCACGCAGTAATAGATTTTAGAAACTCACAAAAAGAGACCATTTCTAATTTTTCaggacaaaaaaaatttttttaacctggAGGAACTGCGGTAAATAGTTTTACTTAGCAGATAGACTGATTATTAACAAAGTTCCAAAAGGAAATCTTTATGCTTAAAAACCAATAAAACTGAATGTTAATTCAAGATAAGGTGATGACAACAAAACAGCTATAAGTCACCTAAGGGACAGAGTGAAGATAAAACATTAATTGGTTTATTGGTGCAGAAATGGGATGAAGAAAATTCTACCACTATGCTCCTACATAGAAGAGGgtaatggtgttggagaagactcctgagagtcccctggactgcaaggacatccaaccagtccattctgaaggagatcagctctgggtgttctttggaaggaatgatgctgaagctgaaactccagtactttggccacctcatgcgaagagttgactcattggaaaagactctgatgctgggagggattgggggcaggaggagaaggggacaacagaggatgagatggctggatggcatcaccgacccgatggacgtgagtttgagtgaactctgggagttggtgatggatagggaggcctggcgtgctgtgattcatggggtcgcaaagagtcggacacgactgagtgactgaactgaactgaactgaatgcaggaaATTCTTCCTTGCAGTAGAATTTAGGATCAACTGTCTCCCCAACTCTCCGTTTTTCCAAGGACTTATCTTCTTCCTTCAGAAGAAAGTGGCAGTCTGATGATTATCTCATTAGCCTCTGTATAATCCCTCTTTTGGGGTTAATAGTGAGACTGACAGGACCACAAAGGTTTAAGGTGACACCTCCCCAGGGGACAAAAGTGCACTGGTTGCAGAAATTAACTTCCTATTGAAACTTctactcatttaaaattttttattatttattttttggcttcgcCTTGAGGGATCTTTGCTTCCAGattagggatcaaatctgtgacCCCTCCATTGGGAAagctaagtcttaaccactggaccaccagggaaatccccacacTTTAATTTAAATAGCCTAAATTCATTACAGTTTCAAAAGAACCATAAGTAATTTGCATTGCAAGCACTTGAAGCACTCTAGAATTGCTCCTGGGCCTGAAGGCTGACTGAATTAGTACTAGTGATTTACCAAGTAGCTCTTCAGGATTTACCAAGTAGCTCATCAACGAAAACGGGGCTGGGGGGCCGGGTGGGGCGGGGTGGCTGTTCACGTGTTTCCCTGTACAAAAGGATTTAAGTACAAACTTTGACATTTCTCCTTTCACTTCTTCCTCTGGTATCTTATCTACACTTGTAGTACTAATCTAGGGGAGGCTTCTTTAAGTAGCTGCTTTCTGTTCTGATGAAAATTAAACAATCAGAATCATAGAATTCAATGTTGAAAGGGCTTTAGAGacttagaagaaaaattatgaccaacctagacagcatattaaaaagcagagacattgtcaacaaaggtccatctagtcaaggctatgggttttccagtagccatgtatggatgtgacagttagactacaaagaaatctgagcatggaagaattgatgcttttgaactggggtgctgaagaagactctagagagtcttttggactgcaaggagatccaaccagtccttcctaaaggaaatcagccccgaatattcattggaaggacttatgttgaagctgaagctccaatactttggccacctgatgcgaagaactgactcatttgaacagaccctgatgcttggaaatattgaaggcgggagaagaaggggacggcagaggatgagatggttggatggcatcaccgactcaaaggacatgagtttgagtaaactctgggagttggtgatggacagggaggcctggcatgctgcagtcgatgtGGTCTCagtattggacatgactgagcgactgaacagaactgaaatgaAACGCTGAAGTGTTCATCTACATCATGTTAATCACATAAATAAGCGTAATCAACCTATCACGCTGCAAAATTCATGTATATAATGATTTTCCCATTGCATGTCGCTTTCTAGCAGCAAGTCAGAGCCTCTGGCTGCGTGGCTGGAAGGCTCCGAGTCCCATTCCGCCCCCTGAAATACTCCCAGAAGGCGCTCACCGCGGTCTCCTGCTGCCCCCTGCCGGGACCCAGCGTCAGGCTGTGAAAGGCTTCGCGCAGCCGCGAAGGAGAGGAGGGTCCAGACGCGTGACGTCATCTCTGTGCGCATCTCATCGCCGGAAGTTATTTCTGTCCACTTACGTCCCTCTGTTTCTCGCGAGACTGCAGAGGTGCCAGGAAAGGCTTTTCCCCGTGCCCTGTTTTATTCCAGGTTGAGGTTGgtgacttgctgctgctgtgctttttctttttagaagcaGGTCTGGGTGGCTGTGATGTGTAACTGAGTCCCATTCCCGCGCAGTCGCTGGCTCACTTTCTTTGTCGGAGGACAAGGGACGGAAGAACCCGCGAAATGGAACCCGTAGAAATACCCGTAGCGTTTTTGAGTTGCAGACTCGCGTAGGTTCGAACCTTGCTTCCACCAACTAAGTCAAGCTAGTAAGGGAGCTCGGCgctttttctcattttgtaatTTTAGGAATAATGCCTATCTTTTAAGTTGCCTACCTTTTAAGTAAGATAATGTGTGAGAAGCAGTTAGTTCTGGGTTTTGCAAATTATGCTCGTGATTCTGCTGCCTTTTCCCTTCATTCTCGGGCTTGTACTTAGCATTTTCTTCTCAATATCTCTGAGAGATGCTTAGTATGCTGAAGATTATGCATTTTACGAAAACAGTATGCACTGTTAAATGAGATTgatctctttttttctatattaacGGAGTCCTGACAACATTTtgtcttccttcctttatttttttccgtTTCTAGGGACAACTGTTTTCCCGCTTTTCTGGAGGAACGCAAAGTCCTTTTTCCTTAAGACAGATGAGGTGAGAAATGCATTTCTGTAAAGATCTTCAAACTTAGCTCGTTTTGTCAAAAGACTAACTGGAACGCAGTACCCTGTAACCAGAGGTTACCCATTTCCATCAAAAGCCCCCTTGTCCGGGGAATTGTGGAGCAGAGGGGCACATAAACCCACTTTTATCCCTTAGACCTCACAAGTACAGAGGTTTTCCATGTATTTGTTAACTTTGACTTTTAATGCTTGGAATAATGGCTTTGATAATTAAAAACGTCAGTTTGAGAGACAGAtggaaataacttaaaatattaattatttttgaaatttatagatTGAGTCAGTTGATACTACTTGCATTAGGCtgcttaaatatttattcaccATACTAGGTGTAATAGATTATTTTGAAGGGAGATTGGGTGCTAAAAGAGTAAAATAACATTGATACTTATCAGGTTTAACTTTTTTTGTGTTGAAACCTGAAAAACAACTTACCCTATTTTTATCCcttctctgtgtatgtatgtCCCTCTCCCCTTTTCATGTCAATGATATTATACTAGCCATACTCTTAAGTAATTTGCCACTTACAACGCTTAGGacatatttttattgtgttaGATCTGCCTCCTTTTAAAGAGTAGGCTGTGTAATGTTATATtgatgtgtgttagtcactcagtcttgtgggactctttgtgacttcatgtactgttgcccaccaggctcctctgtccatggaattctccaggcaagaatactggagtgggtagccattcccttctccaggggatcttccccacccagtgattgaacccaggtctcctgcattgcaggcaggttttttactgtctgagccaccagggaagcctcattgtATTGATGTACCACTATTTATTAATCATTCTACTCTTGGTGGCCATTTGGGTTCCTTCTTTTTTTACTCCCACAGACTATTATaatgctcatctttttttttttttttttcctgtgaagtaACAAATGTGCATTcttgtctttcatttcctttagatgaTCTTCAAGAAGTAGAAATGCTGGGTTGAAAGATACAATAGACAGTACCAAGTTCCCTTCCTACAGTGATATTtagaattcttattttttcctatgtttaCCAGTTGTTAATGTTAGTTACCATCGTTGTTAGGTTTAGCTGATCCTGTTCATACTATTGATATTGGGGGGGGGGTCCAATTTTTTTATGTATAATATTGTAATCAAAACCAAATTTTTGTGGCCAGTTCAGTTTTTTCCTGTTTAAATAGAATACTTAATTTTAGGCTCCTTAGTAATGAATTACTATAAAACAAATGATTCACTTCACCTTGAAGTAATTGTTAAGTTGAAGAGTTGTGGGAAAATACTGTTTGAATGGAATCTTGTACTATGGATAGATTTAGGAGGATGAGCCTTTCTGAAAGACAGAGTGGGTTTAAAAAGGCAGGAAGACAAGAATGGTCAAGGATGTCTAGGACCAGAGACTTAATAGGCAACGGTGTTTCATTGTGAGATTGCAGAATAGAGGAGATAGCTAGAAAGGTCAGTCTGAAGATTTTACCTTCCAGGGGAGAGCTACAGAGGTGTCTTAATCAGGGCGTGAGGGACATGACCACATCTTTGTTTCATAAGTGTTCTGTGGGGGACACTTATGAGTGACTCGTTTAGAGAAACGAGTTAAGCGACTGATAGTCTGAGTAAGAGAATTTTGCGAAGAGTAGAGAGATTGGATTTCAGAGATACTGAAGAAGCAGAGtctacatgaatgaatgactgtggGTTCGAGgatgagaaaaaaaagcaaagcttactttcacattttttattatgAGTAATTATTAGGAGAGTAATGGTGGTTTCATTAATTAGAGGAGGGCTTGTTTGTTTGGGGGCTGGGAAAGATGCTCAGGTTGGTTTTGGACTTGTTTATTTGTGTGAAAGGTATGTCCATGGAGAATGAATTATACACAAAGACAAGTCCACCTATAATACATCCAGAAGTCTTAATTTCTTAGTCTTTTGTTAAGATACTTGGCATATATTTTTCCTCTGAATTTGTCATcaacagaaatttcttttgaACTTGCTGTGACTCATTCAGCTCTGTTTCTCAAGAGTAGAGTGTGGTCTAAAGCAGTAGTCTTAGACATTTTTGATCATATacaatcttaattttaaaaaaggtctaTAACTACACCtccaatatatgtatatttattgacTAGTTATATACATGTCTTATGGTACTATTGTTAATATATTGTATAATTATGAAACATgtaaaaagtagaaattttaaaaggccAAGACAAATATAAATTGGAGCTGTACTGTATTCTTCCTGCATCCCATTGGATCATCTCACACCCACTCTTTGGAAAGCCCTGGTTGTATCTAGAGCTGTCAGTGTTCTGTCCCTTTATCCAGTAGAGGTCACCCTGAGCATCTGGAACAGAACAGGGTTTTGAGCTGGGCAAGGTAAAGCCTCATTCTTTAATTAGGAGGgtcttatttttaagtttctgtcTTCATGTATTTTTGGAAGATTATGTAGTTACAGAGTATATGTTATAATGAAACATGAAGAATAATGAACTCAGGGTATAGGGCACTCTAAAACACGCTTTTGCCGTTTCCTGTTTACTTTGTGAGTGACCTGCGTTTTGTTCGAATGTTACCTGAGTCTGTAGTTTTGGAATCTTTTCCTAATTCTTTGAGGATTAATGGATTATCTGAGTTATAAGAATGTTTCCTGCCAGTAGGCATAATCCAAGTTCTTGTTAAATTGGAGTATTTAAAAGGACAGGCACAGAGGAGCTTTTCCTATATGGATCTTGAAAGCAGCATCTCAAGCCCATTGTAAGTAATTAGAAATTAAGAGCAGTTTGTCACAGCTATATAGTCTGAAAAGGAGAAAGTACTGGTGAAGTATCATGTACAGCACTTTACAAAAAATTGGTAGGACCATAAGCAACTTAGGAGCATAAATCATCTGACAATTTGGATAGCAAGACAGAAacttttctgttaaaatatttcctataaaCAGAGATATTCATTTTAGTAGGGACCTATGATTATTATCATGTATAAGTTCATATATTTTATGCCCCATTTCTAAATGATCAGGAAAATGAGTTGTCAAGGTTTTAATCTTTTGACCGAAGTTATGTGTATTATGAAGCAGATGCAGAGAGCCCTGAGTTAGTCTTTTGTAAAATGGTGGTAAGAAGGAGAATGGCAAAAGTAAGTTTTTAAATGTGTACATCTCATTTCTCTGTATAATTCCACATGTAGTGGACTCTGTATGAAATATCCCAGCTGGGTCATAATGAAGTGAAAATTGGTTTGGAGTTATTGGGTGAACCCATCAGGGTAAATTGAGTGACGTGGAGATTGGGATCAGGGCTGTTGACTAGAGATCCATGTAAGATAAGAATTAAGGATGGGTTTAAAGAATACCGTGAACCTAGAAAAAGGTGTTTAGGGTGGAAATAACATAGTATGAAGTGTTGGTTTTCAGGGCTAGATTTAGAGTTTGATAACCAAAAAGTGATAAGAGGCAAAGAAGGCTGGTATCTGTGGGCAGATGCAAGGCCAAAAATCTGGGAAGTTAGAAGACAAGGCAGAATTGAAAGCGTCAGTTAGTAAAAATAAGTCAAAGCTTTGGAAAGCAGTtagataaagcagagatagaaagGGGCAATCGGTTTTGGGTAGCCAATGCAGGCAGGACCAAATAGCAAGTAAAGGCAAGAATGATTCTGGGGCAGTGTTGTTGCTGTGTGCTGCTTTTATTTATGTTAAGAATAGAAGTGGCCCCTGGCCCACAGATAATTGGAATGGTGAGCCAGGGAGTGGGAGTGTGGTGATGAGATTATCACAGAACCAGGAGAGCTGGATCTCTAGTATTTTCTTACAGAAATGACCACACTACAGGATCATGATATAATCTGTCAGCTGTTGAACATGTTTGTTTGTGTAATACTGTATATGTTGTTTTATACAGCTTTCCAAAAGGTTTGGGCCACCTGACCATTATGGTGCCAAGAAAACTCTTGTATGTGAGAAGTAACTATCTCTTTGGTTCAAGATGTTGGATGATCCGATTTTCAACAGAAATCCTCTTTAAATCAGTTTCATTTAGGCCTTTCAGTAAGAAATGTGATAATGCAGACAGTGAACCTTTGGAAAATGAAGAACTGCTGAATAACTTACTTACCATGGGAGTAGATGTTGACATGGCAAGGAAGCGACAGCCTGGAGTTTTTAACAGGACAGATACTAATGAGCAGGACCTGCAGACATTCCTTCTGTCTAAAGGAGCCAGCAAAGAAGTGATTGCTAGCATCATATCAAGATACCCACGAGCCATGACTCGCACACCTGAAAGTCTTTCAAATCGATGGGATCTGTGGAGAAGAATTGTGACATCAGACCTtgaaattgtaaatattttggaACGTTCTCCTGAATCTTTTTTTCGGTCCAGTGACAACCTAAACTTAGAGAATAACATAAAGTTCCTCTACTCAGTTGGATTGACCCATAAAGACCTTTGTCGATTGTTGACCAATGCCCCGCGTACCTTCTCCAATAGTCTTAATCTGAATAAACAGATGGTTGAATTTTTGCAAGAAATCTGTTTGTCGTTGGGT encodes:
- the MTERF1 gene encoding transcription termination factor 1, mitochondrial translates to MSFPKGLGHLTIMVPRKLLYVRSNYLFGSRCWMIRFSTEILFKSVSFRPFSKKCDNADSEPLENEELLNNLLTMGVDVDMARKRQPGVFNRTDTNEQDLQTFLLSKGASKEVIASIISRYPRAMTRTPESLSNRWDLWRRIVTSDLEIVNILERSPESFFRSSDNLNLENNIKFLYSVGLTHKDLCRLLTNAPRTFSNSLNLNKQMVEFLQEICLSLGHNGPTDFVRKIIFKNPFILIQSTKRIKANIEFLQSTFCLTNEELLSLICGPGAKILDLSSDCMRRSYRNIKDKLSSLGCTAKEIRKFVLSYPDMIFLGEKKFNDKIDCLIEEKVNISQIIKHPRILDSSISTLKSRIKELVNVGYDLSTSNISLLSWSQKRYNAKLKKLCIEQNIVLEN